A single genomic interval of Paralichthys olivaceus isolate ysfri-2021 chromosome 7, ASM2471397v2, whole genome shotgun sequence harbors:
- the LOC109624656 gene encoding ferritin, heavy subunit isoform X1, with translation MAEPAGKRLKSSLPLCGAHRSSAGSSLVRHNLPAAVEEALCGVSGLVWDGAYKLQALASAFERDDNALPRVASFFHQEALKQQTEAEAMLGYLAERGGKYCGKDIQKPGCEAVCAVLPALELLLLQLKEEAGVLVELSQLAREHGDPHTASVVKSHFLAPRVDRLKLLGDLLTSARRTGCTNDKTRGFGEYILNELQEELNR, from the exons ATGGCAGAGCCCGCAGGGAAGAGGCTGAAGAGCAGCCTGCCTCTGTGCGGAGCGCACCGGAGCTCCGCGGGCAGCAGCCTGGTCAGGCACAACCTGCCCGCCGCTGTGGAGGAGGCTCTGTGCGGCGTGAGCGGCCTGGTGTGGGACGGAGCGTACAAACTGCAGGCTCTG GCCAGTGCGTTTGAGAGGGATGACAATGCCCTGCCTCGCGTAGCTTCTTTCTTCCACCAGGAGGCGCTGAAGCAGCAGACTGAGGCCGAGGCTATGCTGGGCTACCTGGCTGAGAGGGGGGGCAAATACTGCGGCAAAGACATCCAG AAGCCGGGCTGTGAGGCGGTCTGTGCCGTGTTACCAgctctggagctgctgctgctccagcttaAAGAGGAGGCCGGCGTGCTGGTGGAGCTGAGCCAGCTGGCCCGCGAGCACGGGGACCCGCACACGGCCAGCGTTGTGAAGAGCCACTTCTTGGCACCACGGGTTGACCGTCTCAAACTGTTGGGCGACCTGCTCACCAGTGCCCGTCGGACGGGCTGCACCAATGACAAAACTAGGGGGTTTGGGGAGTATATCCTGAATGAGCTTCAGGAAGAACTCAACAGATGA
- the LOC109624656 gene encoding ferritin, heavy subunit isoform X2, which produces MAEPAGKRLKSSLPLCGAHRSSAGSSLVRHNLPAAVEEALCGVSGLVWDGAYKLQALASAFERDDNALPRVASFFHQEALKQQTEAEAMLGYLAERGGKYCGKDIQPGCEAVCAVLPALELLLLQLKEEAGVLVELSQLAREHGDPHTASVVKSHFLAPRVDRLKLLGDLLTSARRTGCTNDKTRGFGEYILNELQEELNR; this is translated from the exons ATGGCAGAGCCCGCAGGGAAGAGGCTGAAGAGCAGCCTGCCTCTGTGCGGAGCGCACCGGAGCTCCGCGGGCAGCAGCCTGGTCAGGCACAACCTGCCCGCCGCTGTGGAGGAGGCTCTGTGCGGCGTGAGCGGCCTGGTGTGGGACGGAGCGTACAAACTGCAGGCTCTG GCCAGTGCGTTTGAGAGGGATGACAATGCCCTGCCTCGCGTAGCTTCTTTCTTCCACCAGGAGGCGCTGAAGCAGCAGACTGAGGCCGAGGCTATGCTGGGCTACCTGGCTGAGAGGGGGGGCAAATACTGCGGCAAAGACATCCAG CCGGGCTGTGAGGCGGTCTGTGCCGTGTTACCAgctctggagctgctgctgctccagcttaAAGAGGAGGCCGGCGTGCTGGTGGAGCTGAGCCAGCTGGCCCGCGAGCACGGGGACCCGCACACGGCCAGCGTTGTGAAGAGCCACTTCTTGGCACCACGGGTTGACCGTCTCAAACTGTTGGGCGACCTGCTCACCAGTGCCCGTCGGACGGGCTGCACCAATGACAAAACTAGGGGGTTTGGGGAGTATATCCTGAATGAGCTTCAGGAAGAACTCAACAGATGA